From one Lycium barbarum isolate Lr01 chromosome 6, ASM1917538v2, whole genome shotgun sequence genomic stretch:
- the LOC132644000 gene encoding putative clathrin assembly protein At1g03050 — translation MAPSKLRKAIGVVKDQTSISLAKVGGSNCLSDLEVAIVKATRHQEYPPEERHIREILSLTAYSRANISACVDNISRRLGKTKNWVVALKSLMLIHRLLSDGDPSYEQEIFFATRQGTRLLNMSEFRDARSNSWDYSALVRTYSLYLDEQLEYRMQSRRGKRSAYAYDDDLDDVGADAVVVKPTPLREMKNEDIFSRIKYLIQLLERFLACRPAGLARTNRTVFMALYPLVKESFEIYYEVIEIITILIDKFHELSIPDNVKVHEIFCRINKQYDELEQFYNWCKTVGIGHSSKYPDIENIPQKKLDLIDEFIREKSISEKNEKVMCYEPKGELVEKIQELEPEPHQEPEQEMNEIKALPPPEGIPEETKKEKHEEEKKEVAKTQEVGDLLNLGEDGPTTEEHGDQLAIALFDSDPGTDAPPTTTLPWEAFKDSGDWETTLVQQTSHLSNQKASLSGGFNTLMLDGMYQHGAVAQVVASSGVVATGSASSVALGSAGRPATLALPAPPSADGGAHTTTGTSTDPFEASLVIAPPSYVQMSEMEKKQRLLVEEQVMWQQYQRDGMQGQVGLSRAQPTPYAYNTGGYTKTF, via the exons ATGGCACCAAGCAAACTTAGAAAAGCAATTGGGGTTGTCAAAGACCAGACAAGCATAAGCTTGGCCAAGGTAGGGGGAAGCAACTGCTTGTCCGACTTAGAAGTTGCCATTGTCAAGGCCACTAGACACCAAGAGTACCCGCCTGAGGAGAGGCACATTCGAGAGATTCTAAGCTTGACTGCTTATTCTCGAGCCAATATTAGTGCCTGCGTCGACAATATTTCAAGACGTCTTGGCAAGACCAAGAACTGGGTTGTGGCGCTCAAGTCACTAATGTTGATCCATAGGTTGCTCTCCGATGGTGATCCCTCTTATGAGCAAGAGATTTTCTTCGCCACGAGACAAGGAACCAGGCTTCTTAACATGTCTGAATTTCGAGATGCAAGATCTAATTCATGGGACTATTCTGCACTTGTCCGTACCTATTCTTTGTACCTTGACGAACAACTTGAGTATAGGATGCAGAGCCGTCGTGGAAAGCGCAGCGCCTATGCCTACGATGATGATTTAGATGATGTTGGTGCTGATGCCGTTGTGGTGAAACCCACTCCCTTGAGAGAAATGAAGAATGAGGACATTTTCTCAAGGATCAAATATCTGATACAACTACTTGAGCGATTCTTAGCTTGTAGACCCGCAG GTTTGGCAAGGACCAATAGAACTGTATTCATGGCTCTCTATCCACTTGTGAAGGAAAGTTTTGAGATATACTATGAAGTGATAGAAATAATAACTATCTTGATTGATAAGTTCCATGAACTATCAATTCCCGACAATGTGAAGGTTCACGAGATTTTCTGCCGTATTAACAAGCAATACGACGAGCTTGAACAATTCTATAATTGGTGTAAAACGGTTGGAATTGGACATTCTTCTAAATATCCAGACATTGAGAACATTCCACAGAAGAAACTTGACCTCATTGATGAATTTATACGGGAGAAGTCCATATCGGAAAAGAATGAGAAAGTAATGTGCTATGAACCAAAAGGTGAACTTGTTGAAAAAATTCAAGAACTAGAGCCAGAACCACATCAAGAACCAGAACAGGAGATGAATGAAATTAAGGCATTACCACCACCAGAGGGAATTcctgaagaaacaaagaaagagaaacacgaagaagaaaagaaagaggtCGCGAAAACCCAAGAAGTAGGTGACTTATTGAACTTGGGTGAAGATGGACCAACTACAGAAGAACATGGAGATCAATTGGCTATAGCACTCTTTGATAGTGATCCAGGAACTGATGCTCCTCCTACAACCACTTTACCATGGGAAGCATTCAAAGATTCAGGGGATTGGGAAACAACACTGGTTCAGCAGACGAGCCATTTGTCGAACCAGAAGGCTTCCCTTTCTGGAGGCTTCAACACATTAATGTTAGATGGAATGTATCAACACGGAGCAGTAGCTCAGGTGGTGGCTAGCTCAGGTGTTGTAGCTACTGGAAGTGCTAGCAGTGTTGCGCTTGGATCAGCTGGTCGGCCGGCAACTCTAGCCCTGCCTGCACCTCCATCGGCCGATGGCGGAGCTCACACTACAACTGGGACAAGCACTGATCCTTTTGAAGCATCACTGGTAATAGCTCCACCATCATATGTTCAGATGTCAGAAATGGAAAAGAAGCAGAGACTACTAGTAGAAGAGCAGGTAATGTGGCAACAATATCAAAGGGATGGAATGCAAGGACAAGTAGGATTATCAAGAGCACAACCAACCCCATATGCATACAACACGGGAGGTTACACAAAAACCTTCTAG